The DNA sequence CTGCCTGCAGCGGAAGTGTTTCTCTCTCTTGTGTTTGGCCGGTGCGATGACTCATGAATCCTGTACGATCCACTTACTGTTACAATACATATTGATCCGGGCTGCCGCAGGATCTCCTAACTCTATTTAGTTTTCATTCTGTGAATTAAGAAGATATGAAAATTCTCATTGCTTTTTGATGAAAATTGTGGTCAAAGAAACTGGTTATTCCCGGTTACTTTGCGATTTTCCTTATGGTTATCGGAATGACATTATTGTCGTATTCCAGTATCGCAATATCCACCGGATCAACCATGACGCTTGGCACATCGATTATAACTGGTGCCCCCATGGATATCTGAAGTGCCCTTGCTCCAATAATACGTGCTTTTTCAAATTTAGTGAGTTTCATGAGGATCAAAGAAGTCTATGGTAAATTAATCGCTGTATAATAAATTTTTTATCACGTTTCAAGATAAATTTTTAATCGATTTTAACAACAAGGGAGAGAGCTTGGCTGATGACATGAACATCCCCCAATAGAATAAGCGAATGCCCCAGTGGGACAGACCGCCTCTGGAAAGTGTGTTGCCATGCTGTTTAAGGGTATGGACCCAAACTGGAGTTTCGCAAAATCTCGCAGATTTCCATGAATGGGTGAAATATCCGATGTCATTCTTTTAATATCAGTAACAATGCAGGCCATTCTGGAACTGGATCACTTGATCCGGCACCCATTCTCAACCATTTCGGATACGTAAACGGACTGTCCGGAAACCTCAAGATAACCGCTTTTTCCATCCAGGGATGCCTGAACCTTGCAGCTTCCTGATGAACATTCAGCTGCCATAGTATATGCATGCACTTCATCTATCGTGATCGTTCCCTTTCCATTATACGGATAACCGTCTATACTGACGGTTGCGCCCTCCTTGATACTGTCTGGAACTGTTAGGAGCTTTACGACTGCCCCATTATCAGCAGCCAGCAGCATTCCGTTTGAGTCTTCACCCCTGATCCTCGCCTTCTTCAGGTTCCTGACCACAATAATCTTCCTGCCCAGAAGCTGGTCCATGGTATAATGGTCCCTTAGGCCGGAGACTATCCTCGTCTCGGAATCGCCAAACGAGACCCTGATGAGATAGAGCTTGTCCGCATTCGGGTGGTATGATACATCCAGGATCTTTCCCACAACCAGATCCATGCTGTTCGGATTTGCAGCGGTTATGTCCAGCTTCCTGAACGGTGGTTCTCCTTTCACGGGCGAATAAGACGGAACAGAAAACAGGTTATTATCGTCATTTATGCTGAACGCATCGCTTTTTCCCAGCATTTTCCTGATCAGTACAGAAGAGGAAGGTGTATAGGGGAAAATCATTCCGGAAAGTACGTCTGCTACGCCAAGGCTGACATAGAGTTTTCTCCTGCATGCCTCCTGGTCTGTTTTTATAAGTGCCCATGGCTGCGATCTGTTGAAGTACGAGTTCGCGTACTTAACCAGTTCGAGCCATTCCTGCAATCCCTTCTTTATCTGAACATCGGAAATTGCTGACTTCCATGACCTGAATTTTTCCCTGGCGAAATCCATCATGGACGTGTCGTCAGAATCAAATGCATCGCTTCTCTGTATCTCATTGAAATGTGCGGTAGAGAATGACACGATACGGTTTATGAAGTTGCCGAACTTATCGATGTACTCTGTATTCACCCTGTCCACCAGCTCTTCCATGGAAAAGTTGGTGTCACCTCCCTCCGGAAGATTGCTGGCCATGTAATACCTGAGGTAATCCTTCGGGACAAGCTTCAGGATCTCGTCAACGGTGAATCCGATCCCCCTGCTCTTGGAGAATTTCTCTCCCCTGAACCTGAGGTACTCATTGGCAACCACGCGGGTCGGCAGGTTAAGGCCTCCCCTGGCCATCAGCATGGCGGGCCATATTATCGTATGAAATTCTATGTTGTCCTTGCCCATGAAATAGTATGCCGGTATTCCCGGATCCTGCCAGAATGGTTTCCATCCCTCTTCGTGCCCGGAGTTCCTGAAAAACAGCTTTGTTGCAGAAAGATAGCCTATGAGAGCCTCAAACCACACGTAAATCCTCTTGTGATCATATCCATCCAGCGGGATCCTGATACCCCATTCTATGTCCCTTGTTATGGGCCTCTCCCTCAGCCCGGATGATATGAAGTTCCTGGTGAAATTAACCACGTTAGGCCGCCAGTCTTTTTTGCCGTCGATCCACTCAAGAAGTTTCTCCTGCATCAGGTCCAGCCTCAGGAAGAAGTGGTTTGTCTCCCTGAATTCCGGTATGTCACCGCATATCGAGCATCTGGGGTTTATCAGGTCCTTCGCGTCAAGCGTTTTTCCACACTCGTCGCACTGGTCTCCCCTGGCATCCTTGTATCCGCAGTTCGGGCACGTTCCTACAATGTACCTGTCCGGCATGAACCTGCCACAGCCAGGGCAGTATGGCGCTATCATGCTCCTCTCGACCAGGTATCCTCCCTTGAGAAGATCCAGGAAGAACTCCGATACAGTCTCCGAGTGTATCTTCTCGGTCGTGCGAGAGAAAATGTCAAAGTCTATGTCGAGGCTGCGAAACGTGTCCAGATGATCTTTGTGATAGAAGTCCGCTATTTCACCGGGCGTCTTTCCTTCTTTGTCAGCTCTGATGGTTATGGGTGTTCCGTATTCATCACTGCCGGATACGAACATTACTTCGTTTCCCATCATCCTCTGGAATCTCACGAATATGTCTGGGCCAAGATATGCCCCCGCTATATGACCGAGATGCAGTGGACCGCTAGCATAAGGAAGTGCACAGTTTACAAGTATTTTCATGAGAGTACCAGTATGGAGAAAACTGGATGTTATTTAAGGGAATCTATGACTTTCAATGCCGCATTCCATGTGTTATGCAACATCGTTTATTCGCCGGAAAGTATCGCTTTGTAAACCTGGATTCCGGGAAGTTTGATCAGTTTCTAATCGCAGGTTGTTTACGGTCATCTGAGCAGAAAGCCCCATTCCCTCAGGCATGGTATGAATTCAAGAGAAGCAATGATACCCATATAACGGCAACCCGGACACTTTGTTTCAGTTACCAATGTTAAATCCCGCAATTCAGGTCTCGGTTCTCTTAATCGGAAGATGCATTATCCTGGACACAGCCTAAAATTGTGTGGATAGCAATGCTCTCGCCAATTTTCTTCTCCATGTTTTGACAAAAAGGCCCCCGACCAACATGCTATAACTGCCCTTATTCAGCCTTATAGTCCGCTGAAAAAGTATCTCTTTATTTGTTCAGGGCTGTATGTTAATCCTTCGGGCACTAAAATGAAAGAACGGCCGTTATCCTCTTCCGTACAAAGTCGACATCCAGGTTAGAGAGGAAGTATCCCAGCCTTGGCCCTCTTTCCTTGTTGATCAGGGCCATGTAAAATGCGCCAAATCCTTCCTGCGGCTTTATCCCCTGTGAAGTTATTATTTCATATACAAGGTTGTGCAGGGGCTCAGGTTCCCATTGAACCGAGTCGATCTTCGCGGAAAACTCACTGATTACCTTCTTCTGGACCTCGTTCAGGGATACTTCTGCATCTACAGGTTGCAGCCTGAATTTTATGTCCTCCGGTGCATACCTGTCCAGCCAGTTGTTGAGCGTCACTATGCGCTCCTGCATCCTGCTGCTTATCCTCTCACCCTCATAACCGTTTCTTTTCAGGGCTTCAAGGAGTTCGGCATCTCCATGGTATATCTGTATAAGAGTCAGGAGATGCCTGTAACTGATCTTCTCAGGCTTCCTGATCTCGCCCGTAATAACGGAAAGTTCGTAGACGCGCCTGAAATCATCATCAGACACCTTATCCTCCCCGAAATATGCCTTTTCATACTTCTCAAACTCGTCTATAAGGTTCAGTATGCCAAGCCCGGGATCGAATACGATGTGCCGGTTTGGGTTGTTGCGCATTATCAGGAATCGCAGTATTTCCGGAGGCGAGAACTTCATCATTTCGGATGCAGCTATGGCTATCCCTGTAGATGAATGCATCACTCCGGAACCTTTCAGCAGGATCCTCTCGTATATTGGGGCTATCGGTGCAGCATAGCCGAATATTTCCTCGACTATGCGCTTTCCGGTATCATATGAACCGCCTGCCGCACCGTGGTCCTTTCCCATGGGCTCCACAGTTACGCCAAGCACATACCACTTTGCAGGCCACTCGATCCTCCAGGGCAGCTTTCCCTCATCCTTCCTGATATCAGAGGTGCCGCTGTATCCGCAAGTGCAGTGGTACTCCACCAGTGGATATTTATAACCGTCAACAACCGGTCCTTTCATGCTCCCGCAGTTTTTGCATATGGGATTGTATGGGAACCAGCCTGCTTCCAGGTCGCGTCCGGATACCTCCTTCAGTATCCTTGCAACATCTTCCTTCCTCTTTATGATGATGTCTATCGCCTTTTCAAACGTGCCATTGGCGTAAAGGTCGTGCGTCCTTATGACCTCGACGTGGACATTGACCTTGCCGAGGGTTTCGATGAAGGGCTTGAGAAAATATTCTGAGTAAGAGCTGCCTCCATCCGGAGCCCTGATCCTGTAGAGAGGTTTGCCTATCTCGCTGGAATAGGACTGGTCAAGAAACGGGTAGACTTTCCTCAGGGGGTCGATGTCGTCACACAGGTAGATGAACCTTGCCTCAAGCCCGGCAGAAACCGATGCCTTGAAGATAGCGTCTCCTGTGAGTATCTCCCGCATGTTCCCAACATGTATTGGTCCGGACGGGGATATCCCCGTAGATACAAGTTGCTTTCCGCTCAGCTTGGAAGCGACAACGTCTGCCCAGTGCATATTTTACCTATGGGTTTCCAACCAGCATTGCCCTGAACAGCGACCTGACCTTGACGCCCATTATCTCGTCCGCGCTGAGCTTCGATGTCAGCACTACGCACAGCAAAACCTTGCCGCCCTGGGATTGCACGTCCATTATGGTCCTCTTCAGGGTCTCACCTGTGCTTGTTACGTCATCAATGACGATTATCTTCTTTCCCTTGACACGAGCGAAGTTGCTGCTGAAGAATCCCTCTTCCCTTGCCGGGTGAGGCCTGTACACGATCAGTTCCTTGTCAAGGAGAGTAGAGACCAGGGTGGCATAGGGTATGCCGTTTATTGATATTCCCAGAACGGAATCGTAGTCAAAATCATTCTTTACCGACTCCTCCTCTATTATGTCAGCTATAACCTCGGCAATGGATTCCATCCTCTTCCCGAAAACGCCAATGCTTCTCCAGCCGATTTTAACGTCCTGAACCTTGCTTTCCTGCAGGAATTCCTTTCCCAGAAGCCAGGTCACTGTATTCACGGATAAATGCAATTCTGTTGATATTTCCTTGTCAGACATGCCCTTGGACTTGAGTTCAAGGGCTCTTTTGTAAAGTTCTTCCAGACTTTTCATGATTCACACCGTTTGATGAATTACCATTCTCAATTGCAAATAACTGTCGAGTATTATAATGTTAGCGGAGATTGCTGCGGGCAAGTTCCTCTCGTATCCTGGAAGCTACGGCTTCCAGGTCGGACCTTGATACCCTCTTTCTTTCCCAGTTCAGCCTTCCGTCTCTCGAGATGAAGTCGTTCATCCGCCTGTTTCCTTTCCTGGCAGTATCCGCTGCTAAACTTGAATCGCACCACCTCGGGATTATGTGCACGTGATAGTGCATCACCACCTGGTTTGCACATGGGCCGTTATTCTGGCCTATGTTGATGGCATCGCAACCCAGGGCATTCATTACCGGTTGGCACAGTTTCCTGACAAGCTGCTGTACCCTGAGGAAATCCTCCATGTCTATATCGAGAATGTTCACGAAGTGCTTCTTAGGAATAACCAGCAGATGACCGTCTTCAACTGGGGCATGATCAAGGAATGCCATTGTGTTCTCATCCTCGTAGACGATTTCTGCGTTCCTCTTTTCCACGACCTCGGTACAGAAGACACAATCAGGATCAAACATCCTTGTTGGTAATGTCCGGATCTAATAAAATGTTTCATGGCTCTCCATCCCGGCGGTATCACGGTTTACATCACATTCCCCGTATTGCGGGCGTACCTGCATACTGGCTGGAGCCGTTATTTAATCATGCCGCCGCTGTAGCGCATGGTGTACACTGTTTCAGAATTCTTCAGTATCCGCTCGGTTCCATAGAATTTCTCAATCTCACCAACGGCACTGTTTTCGTAGTGAAGACCCTGAGATTGAAACATATCCGGGCCTCGGATGGGAAGCTTGGGGTCCGGGTTCAGCAGGGCCGACTTCAGGAAGGTGTAAATATGGCCGCTATCCGCGTTCAGTCCGACGATTCCCCCGGAATAAGACATGGACCATATAGGCAATCCCATTGAGTGCACTACCTCCTGGCCAACAAAAAATAATGAACCGTAGTAAATATCCCTGTACAGAAAGCCACCATCAGCGAACTCAAGCTGCAGAGCCCCGGGAAAAAGCGGGTCACGCCTTCCAGAATTCCCGGCATATGTGTTGCGTTTTGCCATAACGAGAAAATCCATGAATCCAGCAGGTAAAACCATCATTTATCCCGTAGAAAATGGACATTTCCTTAATTAAATGGTCGCACCTGGAGGTCGTCGTCCGGCTCACGAATGATCTCCCTGAACAACGAGTTGTGTGAAGAAGCACTGCTTTCCGCAGATTGTAAGGAGGAATTATTACACATGGTTGACTATGTTTGAACATGAATCTTGTAGATCGCCTGAAACAGGCCGAAGGAATTTCGGTCCTGACAGAAAAAGAGGATATGGTTCCATACAAACGCGATGCATCTTATTTCACCGGAGAAACCCCTGACGCAGTGGTGACACCGGAAAACCCGGCCGGGGTATCGGAAGTGATGAAAATATGCAACGAACTGAAAGTTCATGTTACGGTCAGGGGTGGGGGGACTTCACTCACCGGTGCCTCTGTACCTGCAGAGGGTGGAGTGGTAATCAGCATGGCAAGGATGAACAGGGTGCTTGAGGTTAAGCCATCCGACAGTTATGTCATAGCAGAACCTGGCGTAAGGCTGGACGACCTGAACAGGGTGCTGGGCAAGGCAGGTTTCTTCTATCCACCAGATCCTGCCAGTTCCATGGCAGCCACGGTTGGGGGCACAATTTCCACAAATGCCGGAGGACTCAGAGCGGCTACGTACGGTACGACAAAGGAGTGGATCCTAGGACTTCAGGTTGTTATGCCGACGGGCGAGATAATTGAGACCGGAGGACTGACATTAAAGAGGAGCAAGGGATACGACCTTACTGCACTGATGGCAGGGAGTGAGGGGACGCTCGGAATAATAACAAGGGCTGTTCTGAAGATATGGCCGCTACCTGAGGCGACAGGAAGGATAATGGCATATTTCACCGAGATAGCACCAGCCGGCAGCGCCATTGCCGAGCTAAAGTCAAAGGGTATTGTGCCGTACATTGCTGAATTCATGGACAGGCTTTCACTCGATTCCATCCGAACCGCAAGAGGCATCCAGTTTCCGGAGGAGGCCCAGTACCTGCTCCTGGTGGATGTTGCATCCACAAGTGAGTCACTGCACAGGGTGCTGGAGCTTGCTGCCGGCATTATACGCACCTTCAACCCTTTATCACTGGTAACTACGACTGACAGAGACGAGATGGACAGGATGTATGAGGCAAGAAAGGGGCTGTATTCATCGTCGCTTATCCAGAGGGATACCCCGGGGGAATACGTTGTGATAGCGGATGTCGTTGTGCCTGCATCCGGCCTGCCCGAAACGCTTGAAGGCATCAGGGCCTCGGCTGCGGAATTCAGGCTGAAAGTTGTCCTCTTCGGACATATCGGTGACGGGAATATCCATGCCAATATTTTTGCGGACCTTTCTGTGGAGGACATAAGGAAAAACGTTGACGGGTTCCAGATGTCCATAGCCAGGATAGCCGTTGCCCATGGCGGTTCTGTGTCCGCTGAACACGGAATAGGACTGGAAAAGAAGGAACTGCTCAAGATGGAGCTGGAAGAAAGGAAGTCCTCTTATGACCTTGACCTGATGAGGAAGATTAAATCTGTCTTTGACCCGAACAACATACTTAACAGGGGTAAGATATTTGACTGATATCCGCGAACTTGTCTCCGAAATGGCTGATGAGGTGGAGAAATGCGTCAATTGCGGCTTCTGCGAGAGTGTGTGCCCCACCCTGCCTGCATCAGGTTTCCGCTCCATAATGGGAGCAAGAGGCAGGGTTGACCTGGGAAAAGCGTTTGTAAACGAGTTTGCCGCAAACGGCAGAAACACCTTGAAGATCGCAGACTCTTTCTATTCATGCCTTGACTGCTTCGCATGCCTCCAGGTCTGCCCGGCAGGGGTAAATGCAGGGAAGGTAAGCGAGATCGGCCGGGAGATAGTTACAGCACATGCTCGGACGGATGCAAACCCGGAGAAGCCAGTGGCAGGGATGATAGTTGCAGCAACGATGAAATTCCTGAACCCCCTGGGCGTAAGAAAGAAGTGCACATCATGGTCAAAAGGGCTTGAGTTTGACCGGGACTCGTCCACCATCCTTTACACAGGGAATATGTACCAGCTGATGGCGTACAGCATCCCGCTTGGAAAAATGGAGCGCCGCCTTGGGGAAAAAGCCACGAATTTCATGTCGGGGATCATAGCGCATCACCCTGCTGCAATCAGGCTGACCTCAGCTCTTGTGGACAGGAAAATGCGCAGGCAGATGGACATTTTCCTGCGGAATATATACACGCTCCTGCGTGCGTCCGGAGCCGGGTTCAACTATTTAGGGGAAGAGGAACCGTACCCGGGAACGTTTATCCACGATCTCGGGTACAGGAGTAATTTCATGGAATACGGCAGGATGGTCATTGATATCTTCAGGAAGCACGGCGTGAAGACAATAATCACCGTTGATCCCCATACGTATGACATACTGAATGTGCAGTACAGGAAATATTTCAGTGACTTTGATTTCGAGGTTGCCCACTACATGGATTACCTGGGAAAGGTGAAATTCTCGAAAACATCGGAAACAATCACCGTGCACGAACCCTGCCATTTCGTTCTCCGCCCCGGAAGCTATTCAGGGCCCACGGACCTTGCTTCCAGCGTCGCCAGAGTCACGTACCCTGAAAGAAGCGGCAGGCGAACAATGTGCTGTGGAGGGCCGGATGAGCTGCTATTCGGGAAACTTTCCGGAAATATATCCGGGGAAAGATTTGCGCAACTCAAGGCTACCGGTGCAGAGAGAATAATCACTGCCTGCCCGATCTGCTTTACCAACCTGAACAAGGATTCCACGGTGGCTGACATTTCACAGTTACTTGTGGAGAGACTTCAGGCAGAGACCGCACCTGTGCCATGAATTCCCGCTTCAGTTTGGTGATCATTTATAATGGATGCTTACTTATGATGTAATATGCAACGCGCTGATTCACTTCCCGTTGAGCAATCCTCTTCCTACAGGTGGGTGATGGCCACAGTTGCCGGGATATTGATGACGACCAGTTTCATATCCCTGACCGCCTTCAGCATAGTCTCGTCTTCCATAGCGCAGACCATTGGTGTAGGAACAAGCACGGTTGATGCATACGGGGTGGATGCTTTCTCTATCGGGCTGTTCGTGGCCTTTTTTCTCGGGCATGGCGGGTTATTCGACACTAGAGTCAAGGCAGGAGTACTTGTCGCCCAGGCATTCCTGATTATACCGCAATTCATTATTCCAATTGCAGGAAGCCTCGCAATAATAGTGGCATTAAGATTCTTCCAGGGCCTCATGATAATGATGCTTGCCCTCTTCTCCATCCAGCTCTCAGGCTGGTTCCGCCCTTCAGAGAGGGCAAGGTCGCTTGCTTTCACTCTTGGAGCCATAACACTGGGCAGTGCCGCAGGCGGCATTCTTTCAGGAGTATTCAGCTCCATGAGCTGGCAGGAGACGTATTATATCACAGGCGTTGTAATGCTGGCAGGCGCCGTGATTTATTTCGTCTTTGCAAGAAATGCACCGTCACAGAGGGAATCTATCATTAAGGCAAAGAAGGTGAAGCACCAGGGAGCTTGGAGGAATCCAATGACATGGATAATGGGCGCAGTACAGATCCCCGTGACGTGGACACTGTTCAGCATAGGAGGATTTCTTCCTGAATTTTCAGGGCACCTCGGATACAGCGGACAGCAGACAACTGATCTTGTAATTGTGTGGGGAATAGCTGGCTTCATTGCAGCCTTCATAGGATCTTTTATAGGCGATTACTGGTCAGGAAAAGGCAGGACTAACCGCCAGATCTTCAGGTCCCGCATCCGGATAATGGCGATTGCCGACGCACTGATGGGAATCGGCGCACTCCTGATGATCCTTATCGGGCAGTTCTCTTATTACGACCTGATGATAGCAGTCGTGATCAATGCGTTCCTGATGATGCTGCCCCCAAATTACTGGGCATCCACAGGAAGCGTTTTCCCGCTTGCGATAATGGGATCGGCAGCATTCGGTATGGGGCTGATTTCCAACTCAGCCGATGCCATTGGGCCTCTCGTGTCTTCCATCCTTGTTCCGGATTTCGGCTGGGATGGTGTATTCCTTATCATGGTTGCCCTGTCGATCATCGGCATAGGTATCTGTTTCATGGCTTCCAGAATAAATTTCCCTCTCGCACCTGATTCACAGGATCCCGAGCTGCAGGGGTAAGTGGGGATTACTGGCCATGAATAGTTAACTCATGTCAAAATGTTTCTCCTACATCAAGCATATTTAGCGAGCGTTAAGAAGGCGAAATTCGCCCTGGATAATAAAAACGTTCCCCCGAGAACCCATCTGCTCTAGCTGTAATCCGGGTATATTCATGGAAACCATAACCTGGAACCTTCTTCTAAATATGTATTGAACCATTCTAAAAAGGAAACTGTCTCCCATGAAGCAGATTGGAACGCCCTGATGCAGGAGGCTATGCAACGCAGTAAACGATCATGGAAGACATAAATAACATTCCGAAGTTACATCTATCATGGGCGAAAAAAGGTTCTGGAATTTGCTCGTAATATCTGTTTCCATTATTGTGACTGTGATGACGACCACATGGTTTTCTCCGGCAACTGACAACTCTAGTAATACACAATCTATGCCTTCACCATCGGTTCCCACTACCCTGTATGCTGGAAACCGAACCGGTTATGTCACGAGCACACCGTACAATATAGCTCATACTGAAGGTGACCAATCTTGAACCTGTGGATTGACTACAACTTGCCGGATTACGGACATTCTCTTGGCAGGAACATTACGGATGTTTCATCATCCTGTATTGTTCAGGTCAACGTTTCCGGCTATAACATGAGCCTGTTTATCTCCTTCAACCCTTCAATGGCATCTAAACATTCAAACGTATCCCTATCAAATGTGAACGGTAGCGATCCAATTTTCATTTTCGCAAGAAGCGGACCAGGATTGGCTGCCGGACTTGGAGTCGCTCAACTTGACCACGAATCGTCGTTTTATGTGGAATTTGGCATGAGTTGGAGTACGAGCTGGCTCGGTATATTTACTCATCCGGGCAACAAGGAGGTTTATTCAGACAACGCGGACACCAAAGATGGAACGTACTTGCCATTTTTGGCGGCAGGCGGAAATGGGATGTCAATTTCACCCGCGGAATTTCCGCACATAGAACCAGGGAATACTTTCGAGGAGCCACCGTGGTAATATGGGCTTGATTCATCCTCTCCTGCCGATATGGGCATGGTTTCTCACAATTATTGCTTTGCCACTGGTATATATTGTGTTACGTAGATGGGCACTAGAACAAGCCAGACGAAACAAGTTCACGATAATGCGAGGGGCAGGGTTAATGATATTGGGGGATTCCCTTGCTATACTGTTCGTTGTGATCACATATTTTGCCACATCCTGGATCTTTGCCGTACCTATTGCATTTCTTATAAGTGTTGGAATCTTAGTATCGCTCTACAATTTCCTGACCATCCGTTCGAAGACAAAGAAAGCCGGGAGGGAATCATAAATTCTCACCCTTTTCACTTTGGATGTACCCAACCCAATGTGAATCCCCCTGACGCTGATTAGCCGTCTTTTGGATCCCCCATACTCACAGGTGAATCGGTACCTCCGGTTCATTGGGTCATATGCACAGTCCTCAAGTGACCTGATGTACCTGTCCCATCTTCCCTCAGACACGG is a window from the Thermoplasmatales archaeon genome containing:
- the lysS gene encoding Lysine--tRNA ligase, translating into MHWADVVASKLSGKQLVSTGISPSGPIHVGNMREILTGDAIFKASVSAGLEARFIYLCDDIDPLRKVYPFLDQSYSSEIGKPLYRIRAPDGGSSYSEYFLKPFIETLGKVNVHVEVIRTHDLYANGTFEKAIDIIIKRKEDVARILKEVSGRDLEAGWFPYNPICKNCGSMKGPVVDGYKYPLVEYHCTCGYSGTSDIRKDEGKLPWRIEWPAKWYVLGVTVEPMGKDHGAAGGSYDTGKRIVEEIFGYAAPIAPIYERILLKGSGVMHSSTGIAIAASEMMKFSPPEILRFLIMRNNPNRHIVFDPGLGILNLIDEFEKYEKAYFGEDKVSDDDFRRVYELSVITGEIRKPEKISYRHLLTLIQIYHGDAELLEALKRNGYEGERISSRMQERIVTLNNWLDRYAPEDIKFRLQPVDAEVSLNEVQKKVISEFSAKIDSVQWEPEPLHNLVYEIITSQGIKPQEGFGAFYMALINKERGPRLGYFLSNLDVDFVRKRITAVLSF
- a CDS encoding Na(+)-dependent inorganic phosphate cotransporter, whose product is MQRADSLPVEQSSSYRWVMATVAGILMTTSFISLTAFSIVSSSIAQTIGVGTSTVDAYGVDAFSIGLFVAFFLGHGGLFDTRVKAGVLVAQAFLIIPQFIIPIAGSLAIIVALRFFQGLMIMMLALFSIQLSGWFRPSERARSLAFTLGAITLGSAAGGILSGVFSSMSWQETYYITGVVMLAGAVIYFVFARNAPSQRESIIKAKKVKHQGAWRNPMTWIMGAVQIPVTWTLFSIGGFLPEFSGHLGYSGQQTTDLVIVWGIAGFIAAFIGSFIGDYWSGKGRTNRQIFRSRIRIMAIADALMGIGALLMILIGQFSYYDLMIAVVINAFLMMLPPNYWASTGSVFPLAIMGSAAFGMGLISNSADAIGPLVSSILVPDFGWDGVFLIMVALSIIGIGICFMASRINFPLAPDSQDPELQG
- the rpoK_1 gene encoding DNA-directed RNA polymerase subunit K, encoding MKLTKFEKARIIGARALQISMGAPVIIDVPSVMVDPVDIAILEYDNNVIPITIRKIAK
- the hdrD_1 gene encoding CoB--CoM heterodisulfide reductase iron-sulfur subunit D, with the protein product MTDIRELVSEMADEVEKCVNCGFCESVCPTLPASGFRSIMGARGRVDLGKAFVNEFAANGRNTLKIADSFYSCLDCFACLQVCPAGVNAGKVSEIGREIVTAHARTDANPEKPVAGMIVAATMKFLNPLGVRKKCTSWSKGLEFDRDSSTILYTGNMYQLMAYSIPLGKMERRLGEKATNFMSGIIAHHPAAIRLTSALVDRKMRRQMDIFLRNIYTLLRASGAGFNYLGEEEPYPGTFIHDLGYRSNFMEYGRMVIDIFRKHGVKTIITVDPHTYDILNVQYRKYFSDFDFEVAHYMDYLGKVKFSKTSETITVHEPCHFVLRPGSYSGPTDLASSVARVTYPERSGRRTMCCGGPDELLFGKLSGNISGERFAQLKATGAERIITACPICFTNLNKDSTVADISQLLVERLQAETAPVP
- a CDS encoding HIT domain protein; translation: MFDPDCVFCTEVVEKRNAEIVYEDENTMAFLDHAPVEDGHLLVIPKKHFVNILDIDMEDFLRVQQLVRKLCQPVMNALGCDAINIGQNNGPCANQVVMHYHVHIIPRWCDSSLAADTARKGNRRMNDFISRDGRLNWERKRVSRSDLEAVASRIREELARSNLR
- a CDS encoding glycolate oxidase subunit GlcD, translated to MNLVDRLKQAEGISVLTEKEDMVPYKRDASYFTGETPDAVVTPENPAGVSEVMKICNELKVHVTVRGGGTSLTGASVPAEGGVVISMARMNRVLEVKPSDSYVIAEPGVRLDDLNRVLGKAGFFYPPDPASSMAATVGGTISTNAGGLRAATYGTTKEWILGLQVVMPTGEIIETGGLTLKRSKGYDLTALMAGSEGTLGIITRAVLKIWPLPEATGRIMAYFTEIAPAGSAIAELKSKGIVPYIAEFMDRLSLDSIRTARGIQFPEEAQYLLLVDVASTSESLHRVLELAAGIIRTFNPLSLVTTTDRDEMDRMYEARKGLYSSSLIQRDTPGEYVVIADVVVPASGLPETLEGIRASAAEFRLKVVLFGHIGDGNIHANIFADLSVEDIRKNVDGFQMSIARIAVAHGGSVSAEHGIGLEKKELLKMELEERKSSYDLDLMRKIKSVFDPNNILNRGKIFD
- a CDS encoding orotate phosphoribosyltransferase-like protein — its product is MKSLEELYKRALELKSKGMSDKEISTELHLSVNTVTWLLGKEFLQESKVQDVKIGWRSIGVFGKRMESIAEVIADIIEEESVKNDFDYDSVLGISINGIPYATLVSTLLDKELIVYRPHPAREEGFFSSNFARVKGKKIIVIDDVTSTGETLKRTIMDVQSQGGKVLLCVVLTSKLSADEIMGVKVRSLFRAMLVGNP
- the metG_1 gene encoding Methionine--tRNA ligase, translated to MKILVNCALPYASGPLHLGHIAGAYLGPDIFVRFQRMMGNEVMFVSGSDEYGTPITIRADKEGKTPGEIADFYHKDHLDTFRSLDIDFDIFSRTTEKIHSETVSEFFLDLLKGGYLVERSMIAPYCPGCGRFMPDRYIVGTCPNCGYKDARGDQCDECGKTLDAKDLINPRCSICGDIPEFRETNHFFLRLDLMQEKLLEWIDGKKDWRPNVVNFTRNFISSGLRERPITRDIEWGIRIPLDGYDHKRIYVWFEALIGYLSATKLFFRNSGHEEGWKPFWQDPGIPAYYFMGKDNIEFHTIIWPAMLMARGGLNLPTRVVANEYLRFRGEKFSKSRGIGFTVDEILKLVPKDYLRYYMASNLPEGGDTNFSMEELVDRVNTEYIDKFGNFINRIVSFSTAHFNEIQRSDAFDSDDTSMMDFAREKFRSWKSAISDVQIKKGLQEWLELVKYANSYFNRSQPWALIKTDQEACRRKLYVSLGVADVLSGMIFPYTPSSSVLIRKMLGKSDAFSINDDNNLFSVPSYSPVKGEPPFRKLDITAANPNSMDLVVGKILDVSYHPNADKLYLIRVSFGDSETRIVSGLRDHYTMDQLLGRKIIVVRNLKKARIRGEDSNGMLLAADNGAVVKLLTVPDSIKEGATVSIDGYPYNGKGTITIDEVHAYTMAAECSSGSCKVQASLDGKSGYLEVSGQSVYVSEMVENGCRIK